The sequence agtatttacatatgtaaaaaaaaaaaaaaaaaaaaaaaaactacatttcttCTTGTTTAAGAAGCCGTTTAACTCAAATATACATAACAATAGGGAGAAAACACTATCACAACTTTATTCTGTTTCATGCCTTTAAATTCACTATTAAAACAGTAGAAGTCAGTGGAAAGCCATGTCATATGTGTACATGTTTGAGGGTATGTGGAGTGACATACATTGTAGGATCTGATTCCTGTTCTTGGGTCCATCGGTAGGAAAATTGCAGCGCATTactatgaaaaaaattaacatattttatgtaatcctttgtatttaatatacattagtttttatttacatgctttattcctgaatgaatgcaACCTACCCCAACCAGATACAACCACTACCTCCGAATTAAAGAAATTGtccatttttttctttagtcTTTTAGAGAAGGATTTTCTCCCATAATCAGAACGAGAAACAACATTAAAGTTGAAAGGTTCAGGAGGAACCAAATAAGATGAAGAACTCTGGGgaagaacaaaaattaaatatgatgatAACCTGACTAAGAtggggatagttcaaccaaaaattctgtcattaattacctgcaatacatttgttcatcttcggaaagcaaaaaaaaaaactttctggcCCTGCATAGACATCagtgcaactgacatgttcaaggcccagaaaggtagtaaggacattgttaaaataaccactgtgacatcagtggttcaaccgtaatgaaaatgaaactattagaaaaaaaaaaaaaataaaattgaaattgattatttatatatatatatatatatatatatatatatatatatatatacacactgtatataaatattttatacaaatatttatccAACAGTTTCTTCTGATGCAGGAGCCGGCGTTCTGACATAGAACCCGGTTGCGCTGTGCCTTATTTACAAGCAGAAGAAAATGCACACTTTACATAAAACTGTCACAGAATACACCAAAACAAGAAGATCCAAGTGCAGCATTTAAGGAGTCCAAAAacaaactgtgtaatccaaatcaGAGTAACAGgaacacaaaacataaacaaaaagtaatcCACAAAAACAGAGAACTGCAAACAATCCAGCAATCAAACACACTGAGAACAGGGTATAAATAACAGTGAGCTAATAGGTAAATTATAAACAGCTGGAAGTAATGAAAGAATAATCAGTGAAAATAactatgggaaatggagttcatgACAAGTAACAGTGAAAGGGGAGAGCGCCATCAAGTGGCCAGTCCAGGGCACAacaaccagacactgtgacattaccccTCCTCTAAGGAGCGGATACCAGACACTCCACCAGAAAACACAAAAGTTCAGGAGGGAGGTGGAAAGGAGGCAGATCAGAGGGAGGGATGGCGGGCAAGGCCCATGTAGCAAAAGAGGGCCTGATGTCAGAGGTAGTCAAGGGTGCCAGAGCAGCGCCTGCAGGGCAGGAGGCCAGGGCAGAGCTGGCGGCAAGGATAAAGCGAAAAAAACCGGCAGGCCAAGGAGCTTAGGTGGTGCTGGGATTGCCTTCGGGTCGGCAGTGGGCTCTAAAGTGGAGTCTGAGGGCTCCCTgactggagcagactctggagtggactctgaatgCTCCCATGCCTGCAGATCATTACAGAGGCCAAAAGCAAAGACAGCCTTCTTGACTTATGGTAGCAGCAGTGAAATCGTGTGGCTCTGTGGCAAAATCTAAGACCACCGGAGTaaggtcctccaggaccaccggaCTTGAGACCACCGGAgtcaggtcctccaggaccaccggaCTTGAGACCACTGGAGTTGGGTTCTCCAGGACCACCGAACTTAAGACCACCAGAGtcgggtcctccaggaccaccggaCTTGACACCACAGGAgtcaggtcctccaggaccaccggaCTTGAGACCACCATAgtcaggtcctccaggaccaccggaCTCGAGACACCGGAgtcaggtcctccaggaccaccggaCTTGGGTCAGACTCATAGACTAGAGCAGGCTCTGGCGCAGATTCAAGGACTGGAGCGGGCTCCAGGAGAACCCTAGTGGACCTTGCTTCCCTCCTTCTTGACCTTTGCTTGCCAGTGGGAGTCGGAAGGGCATGGGTGGTGGGGAAAACCCCTGTAGAAGGGTTCTGATTTGCCTGGTGTTGCACACTGACTTCGACTATGGAGATACCTGACGAAGCCCCTGAAGTCTAGGATCCTAAGTCCCTCCTTCTCCCACTGGGGCAAAGGATCATCCAGACAGACATTTAAAAGATCTTTAAGTGCAGTCTCATTGTAATTCAGCCCCACCGCAATAGTCCAAAAGGTCTGGGCAAAACCTCCAACTTCCATTCCCTGCTGCCTCAGAGCCATCAATGCCAAAAGTCGAGTCATCTGCTCCTTCTTAGTGGCAGGAGGAGATATCCGGATATCCAtagtccaaaaacaaacaaagtaaaactGCTGGATCTTGAAGTGGCTGGATTATTCTGTCACAAAATACACCAAAACAAGAAGATCCAAGTGCATCATTTATTAAGGAGTccaaaaacatacagtgtaaTCCAAATCAGGGCAAAAACAgaataacagaaaacaaacaaaaagtaatacacAAATGAACCCACAAAAACAGAGAACTGCAAACAATAATCCAGCAACCAAACACACTGAGAACAGGGTTTAAATAACAGTGAGCTAATAGGTAAATGATAGACAGCTGGAGGTAATGAAAGAATAATCAGTGCAAAGAACTATGGGAAATGGAATGCATGACAAGTTAAAGTAAAACGGGAGTGCACCATCATGTGGCCAGTCCAGGGCACAacaaccagacactgtgacaaaaACAGTCTTCGTAAACATGTCTGATGATTTTGACAGAGAGGATGACTTGCAAGCCTCATTTATTTGAACCAGACTATACAGGCTATGAACTAAGAAAGATGTACATTCTATGTCAGAAAGCCAGCTCCTGTGTTAGCAGCATCACACATATGCGTCATGATACTCTTGTGAACGCGCATttaagactgacacagaagagaagaaattgttgaataaagtcattatttttgttttctttgcacacaaaaaatattatcttagctttataaaattaaaattaaaccactgatgtcacatgaactattttaacaatgtccttactacctttctgggccttgaatgtggtagttatGTTGctttctatgcagggtcagaaagctctaagatttcttaaaaaaaatcttaatttgtgttccgaagattaacAAACATATTATGGggttgtaatgacatgagggtgagtaattaatcacagaattttcatttttgggtgaactaaccctttaattgtaTCTTTTGGATTtgtgtaaatttaaaaatgcatactaTTACACAAGgcaagacatttgtaatgtacTGTTTGCAAGCCATAATTATACTTTATGCATAAGTGCTTGGTCAAAGGGATTTCATTTGGGTCTTAGGTTCTTCAGTGGATGATTAACTTTGTTGAAATGACTTGGCAAGCAATTCAAAACCGAAAGTAACTACATGGCATGTATGCGATGGCCAAGCATTTGATTAGttgcattattgttttattttttatttttttctaattcataCCTGATTCATTCTCTCTGCTCCTGATGTCACATCATGGTTTTTGTGGTTATCCATCGTACACCGCATACAAATACTCATCTGGTCAGTACGACAGAAAATCTCCAAAAGCTCATTGTGTATTGGACAGATCATCTCCTCTAGTTGCTCAGTAGCATCAATCAAACAGTGTCTCTCACCTTTGAAGACATTTTCATGTTGTTGAAAGTGACTTTGACAGAGAGAgttcagacacaccagacaggatTTGATGGCTTTATATTTTCTGCCAGTACAGACATCACATTCCACATCTCCAGGTCTAGCTTTAGTGTGAGAAACTTGAGCAGGCTGAAGTGTTGTTCTTTTCAGTTTCTCTACCATTTCAGCAACCACCACATTTTTCCCTAAAACAGGTCTTGGagtgaaggtctgtctgcactgggGACAGTTGTATTGTCTCCCATGAGCATTTGCATCCCAGTGGCGTCTAATACAGTccatacagtaactgtgtccacaggggaTGGTCACTGGATCGTTCAGTAGTTCCAGACAGATCGAACAGCCGAACTCTTCCCGGCTCACATAAAGTCTAGCTTCTGCCATTGGAATACATGTAGATGAAGAAAGACAGCTCAACAGCACACTAGTTTCCTGGTTCTTTGTTTAAGAGAAGGCTGCTGAACAGGCGTGTCTGTAAGACGTGATTgtatttaacattaacaaagtcCCATAAAAAGTCCACTAGGGTCACTAAGCAGATTTCTTTTACAGTAACTTTAGATTTTACAACATTTCTGAGAAATGCACTGGTAATAAAGATAAATTCCTGAGTTTTGACAAGTGACAAGCTGAACAAAGGTCTACAGAGTAATTTAGATTGTGTTCTAGAAGATACTGATCTAGTAGTCACGTTCAGTAGTCTATAGATTAAAATATTAGTTAGTAACCAGAGGTGGGAGTAAGTCCCACACGTGTGCAAGTCACAAGTCTCAAGTCTttaaccttcaagtctcaagtaagtccaagtcaatttttgtgagaatcaagcaagtcaagtcaagccactGCCTATGTCAAGCAattgaagtcaagtcaagtcatagcTTGGGTCAAGCAAGTCAAGTCACAAATGTTtgatgatttaactgaatttatatattaaaaaaagttaaaactacAATAGTTATGGACTATAGGAGTTTtatttgcaacaacaacaaaaaaatgcaatattcatTTTGGCCTCATACAGTACAGCTTGTTGAGttgttaatgcaataaaaatttaaactgcatagcctaaaactgaaatgagtccaacataaaagcatgaaaagtttgactattgagagagagagag is a genomic window of Cyprinus carpio isolate SPL01 chromosome B10, ASM1834038v1, whole genome shotgun sequence containing:
- the LOC109097603 gene encoding E3 ubiquitin-protein ligase RNF135-like, whose translation is MAEARLYVSREEFGCSICLELLNDPVTIPCGHSYCMDCIRRHWDANAHGRQYNCPQCRQTFTPRPVLGKNVVVAEMVEKLKRTTLQPAQVSHTKARPGDVECDVCTGRKYKAIKSCLVCLNSLCQSHFQQHENVFKGERHCLIDATEQLEEMICPIHNELLEIFCRTDQMSICMRCTMDNHKNHDVTSGAERMNQSSSSYLVPPEPFNFNVVSRSDYGRKSFSKRLKKKMDNFFNSEVVVVSGWVMRCNFPTDGPKNRNQILQYSHKLSMDSNTINESLLLSGGNRVATNTGKVQLYPEHPDRFDCWPQVLCKDSVCGRAYWEFEWSGRAGVGVSLAYKIICRKGNGDESKFGCNDHSMNFYCSPSKYTFWHSNKKTKLHVNISKLKTSRLAVYVDYSAGIVCFFSISDKMKLIYIVQTKFTQPIYPGFRVYCGSSVKLCDPAMNCT